Proteins co-encoded in one Haladaptatus sp. ZSTT2 genomic window:
- a CDS encoding DUF7546 family protein: MSLTNRTLSLPRPRQSTLMWGALLVNTELLLIVAYLQFSNVQPTLASAKYYVYPFVWINVALWALVRTKPAPTSPEHRRLAKAVAVGYFIVLGVAGGIVGPASGFEPTGLRLAVLSIPPGWSPALLYGGETLRFALMPYNLLGYLALSYLVYATVIDAASSAITGLLGLLSCVSCSWPILASIVSGVVGSGTAIAGAVTVQSYGLSTVIFVLTVGLLYWRPFGR; encoded by the coding sequence ATGAGTCTCACAAACCGCACCCTCAGCCTGCCGCGCCCGCGCCAATCGACGCTGATGTGGGGCGCGTTGCTCGTCAACACCGAACTGCTCCTCATCGTCGCGTACCTCCAGTTTTCAAACGTTCAGCCAACGCTCGCGTCGGCGAAGTACTACGTCTACCCGTTCGTCTGGATTAACGTCGCGCTCTGGGCGCTCGTCCGCACCAAACCCGCGCCGACGAGTCCCGAGCACAGACGGCTCGCAAAAGCGGTCGCCGTTGGCTACTTCATCGTCCTCGGGGTTGCAGGCGGCATCGTCGGCCCGGCGAGTGGGTTCGAGCCGACTGGCTTGCGCCTCGCCGTCCTGTCGATTCCACCAGGCTGGAGTCCGGCGCTCCTCTACGGCGGCGAAACCCTGCGCTTTGCGCTCATGCCATACAACTTGCTTGGCTACCTCGCGCTCTCCTACCTCGTCTACGCGACGGTCATCGACGCGGCGAGTTCGGCGATTACAGGCCTCCTCGGCCTGCTGTCGTGTGTCTCTTGTTCGTGGCCCATCCTCGCCTCGATTGTGAGCGGCGTTGTGGGCAGTGGCACGGCCATCGCGGGTGCGGTCACGGTGCAGTCCTACGGCCTGTCGACCGTGATTTTCGTGCTCACGGTGGGTCTGCTCTACTGGCGACCGTTCGGGCGGTAA
- a CDS encoding ABC transporter permease produces the protein MSAIGRVSAEFVAAWRSFTRRRTAVFFTFFFPALLVLIFGALVQTQPTGGGLFAEPAGYYVPAYLAVVVLFTPLSRVGSEVARHREGNRFEKLATTPLRRWEWLAGQTLVNVVIIGIAALLLLGVILLTTGADIVLSPIIIPFLAVGVALFCGLGAILGSTAGSQDGVIAASNGIALPLLFLSETFITPDLLPAWFRPVMAISPLTYFARGVRAVTYAPVSGGQTAWIEPFVILTVLAVAIFAVGAVLIPTTD, from the coding sequence ATGAGCGCCATTGGCCGCGTCTCGGCCGAGTTCGTCGCGGCGTGGCGCTCGTTTACCCGTCGCCGGACGGCCGTGTTCTTCACGTTCTTCTTCCCCGCGTTGCTCGTGCTCATCTTCGGCGCGCTCGTCCAGACCCAGCCAACCGGCGGCGGCCTGTTCGCAGAGCCAGCGGGCTACTACGTGCCCGCATATCTCGCCGTCGTTGTGCTGTTCACCCCACTCTCGCGGGTCGGCAGCGAAGTCGCCCGCCACCGCGAGGGCAACCGTTTCGAAAAGCTGGCGACGACCCCACTCAGACGCTGGGAGTGGCTTGCTGGCCAGACGCTCGTGAACGTGGTCATCATCGGCATCGCCGCCTTGCTGTTGCTCGGCGTCATCTTGCTCACGACGGGCGCGGACATCGTCCTCTCGCCCATCATCATCCCGTTTCTCGCAGTGGGCGTGGCGCTCTTTTGTGGCCTCGGCGCGATTCTCGGAAGCACTGCCGGCTCCCAAGACGGCGTCATCGCGGCGAGCAACGGGATTGCCCTGCCGCTTCTGTTCCTCTCTGAGACGTTCATCACGCCGGACTTGCTGCCCGCGTGGTTCCGCCCAGTGATGGCCATCTCACCGCTCACGTACTTCGCTCGCGGGGTTCGCGCGGTCACCTACGCACCCGTGAGTGGTGGGCAGACGGCGTGGATAGAACCGTTCGTCATCCTCACCGTGCTCGCCGTCGCCATCTTCGCCGTCGGCGCGGTGCTTATCCCCACCACGGACTGA
- the meaB gene encoding methylmalonyl Co-A mutase-associated GTPase MeaB, with amino-acid sequence MNATASLVDDLLAGKHRALARTITKIENRSPGYRELISQLHAHTGDAEVIGITGSPGAGKSTLVDQMAKVYRDQGDTVGVIAVDPSSPYTGGSVLGDRIRMASTVGDMDVFFRSMSARGSLGGLSTATADAVKALDAFGKDKIIIETVGAGQNEIDIVRTADTVAVLVPPASGDDIQMLKAGILEIGDVFVVNKADLDGADRTVQELKEMIHMRDSDDEWEPLVVETVAKTGEGIEEFLSVLEDHYEHLETSGLLDEKARTRYAEEIRALLRADMGTLIAGEIAEQGGIDSLVDEVVAREADPYTIADRIMEPIEDCTARRQS; translated from the coding sequence ATGAATGCAACAGCGAGTCTCGTAGACGACCTGCTGGCTGGCAAACACCGGGCGCTCGCACGCACCATCACGAAAATCGAGAACCGTTCGCCGGGCTACCGCGAGCTTATCTCGCAACTCCACGCCCACACCGGCGACGCCGAAGTCATCGGCATCACGGGGAGTCCGGGCGCGGGCAAATCGACGCTCGTAGACCAGATGGCGAAGGTCTACCGCGACCAAGGCGACACCGTCGGCGTCATCGCGGTCGACCCCTCCTCGCCCTACACCGGCGGTTCCGTCCTCGGCGACCGCATCCGCATGGCCTCAACGGTCGGCGACATGGACGTGTTCTTCCGGTCGATGAGCGCCCGCGGCAGCCTCGGCGGCCTCTCGACGGCCACCGCAGACGCCGTGAAAGCCTTAGACGCCTTCGGCAAGGACAAAATCATCATCGAGACGGTCGGTGCGGGCCAGAACGAAATCGATATCGTCCGCACCGCGGACACCGTCGCCGTCCTCGTCCCGCCCGCGAGCGGCGACGACATCCAGATGCTGAAAGCCGGGATTCTCGAAATCGGTGACGTGTTCGTCGTGAACAAAGCCGACTTAGACGGCGCAGACCGCACCGTCCAAGAACTCAAAGAGATGATTCACATGCGCGATTCTGACGATGAGTGGGAACCACTCGTCGTCGAAACCGTCGCCAAAACCGGCGAGGGCATCGAGGAGTTCCTGTCGGTGCTCGAAGACCACTACGAACACCTCGAAACCTCCGGCCTCTTGGACGAAAAAGCGCGAACCCGCTACGCAGAGGAAATCCGTGCGCTACTTCGGGCCGACATGGGGACGCTCATCGCTGGAGAGATTGCCGAACAGGGCGGCATCGACAGCCTCGTAGACGAGGTTGTCGCCCGCGAGGCAGACCCCTATACGATCGCAGACCGCATCATGGAACCAATCGAAGACTGCACCGCTCGCCGTCAGTCCTAA
- a CDS encoding DUF420 domain-containing protein produces MATASGTSWAKENPRTLTIVLSVVGYALVIGVFAGAIDIFPQISNETVILLSDMIAVINSTALIALLAGWRFIKRGEIRKHRAAMLTSFALILLFLVVYLLKVGGGFEKAFVGPELVKIAYLIMLAVHILLSVVSVPVVIYAVVLGLTHTPDELRKTNHAKIGRIAVAAWTLSLGLGIVTYLLLNHIYAWEPLHRGALFLLPTLGLRRP; encoded by the coding sequence ATGGCCACCGCCAGTGGAACCTCCTGGGCGAAGGAGAATCCCCGAACGCTCACCATCGTACTGTCGGTCGTCGGCTACGCCCTCGTCATCGGCGTGTTCGCCGGCGCAATCGACATCTTCCCGCAGATTAGCAACGAGACGGTCATCCTGCTTTCTGACATGATTGCCGTCATCAACTCAACCGCACTCATCGCGTTGCTCGCCGGGTGGCGCTTCATCAAACGTGGCGAGATTCGAAAACACCGCGCGGCGATGCTCACCTCGTTCGCGCTCATCTTGCTGTTTCTCGTCGTCTACCTCCTCAAAGTCGGCGGCGGGTTCGAGAAGGCCTTCGTCGGCCCCGAGCTGGTGAAAATCGCCTACCTCATCATGCTCGCCGTCCACATCCTGCTCTCTGTGGTGTCGGTGCCCGTCGTAATCTATGCCGTCGTGCTCGGGCTGACTCACACCCCAGACGAACTCAGAAAGACGAACCACGCGAAAATCGGCCGCATCGCGGTCGCGGCGTGGACGCTCAGCCTCGGACTCGGCATCGTCACATACCTGCTGCTCAACCACATCTACGCGTGGGAACCGCTCCACCGCGGCGCGCTGTTCTTGCTGCCGACCCTCGGCCTGCGCCGTCCGTGA
- a CDS encoding Rdx family protein — protein sequence MTDVEIAYCVPCGYLPRAEELQHAILTSFEGHLDSLTLRMGDHGVLRVTVDDEIVYDKADDEYDVDAIVRACRTHIF from the coding sequence ATGACCGACGTTGAAATCGCCTACTGTGTCCCCTGTGGCTATCTCCCGCGCGCAGAGGAGTTGCAACACGCGATACTCACCTCGTTTGAGGGCCATCTCGACAGCCTAACCCTCCGCATGGGCGACCACGGCGTCCTCCGCGTGACGGTTGACGACGAGATTGTCTACGACAAGGCAGACGACGAGTACGACGTGGATGCCATCGTGCGCGCGTGTCGCACGCATATCTTCTGA
- a CDS encoding alpha/beta fold hydrolase, giving the protein MKRRLLAGATALASPLLANQYLAMRAADLEPALSGIQHTYQWRGFDVAYTEAGDESNPDLLLLHGINAAASNAEWKELFATLTESYHVIAPDLPGFGMSSRHPVNYDAAFYTAFVSEFARDTTENATWVASSLTSAYAAEAASDSDCAELVLICPTTTTMGERPWVKTLLRSPVLGQTLFNLVASKRSIRHFSADHSYYDEAEITDERTEYEWQTAHQPGARFAPASFVSGALDSDIDLGEILAALDIPVTIVWGADADISPVSEGRKLAKEADATLYVFKRAKLLPHVERAEKVLEKVFA; this is encoded by the coding sequence ATGAAACGCCGCCTGCTCGCCGGAGCAACTGCCCTCGCATCGCCCCTCCTCGCAAACCAGTATCTCGCCATGCGCGCCGCCGACCTCGAACCCGCCCTTTCCGGAATCCAGCACACCTACCAGTGGCGCGGGTTCGACGTGGCCTACACCGAAGCGGGCGACGAGTCGAATCCAGACCTCCTCTTGCTCCACGGTATCAACGCCGCTGCCTCCAACGCCGAGTGGAAAGAGCTGTTTGCGACCCTCACCGAGTCCTACCACGTCATCGCCCCCGACCTGCCCGGCTTTGGCATGTCATCTCGCCACCCCGTGAACTACGACGCCGCGTTCTACACCGCCTTCGTTAGCGAGTTCGCGAGAGACACCACTGAAAATGCGACGTGGGTTGCCTCGTCGCTCACGAGTGCCTACGCCGCGGAAGCCGCGAGCGATTCAGATTGCGCAGAACTCGTCCTCATCTGCCCGACTACCACGACGATGGGCGAGCGCCCGTGGGTCAAAACCCTGCTTCGGTCGCCCGTTCTCGGCCAGACGCTGTTCAACCTCGTCGCCTCCAAGCGGTCGATTCGCCATTTCAGCGCAGACCACAGCTACTACGACGAGGCCGAAATCACCGACGAGCGCACCGAGTACGAGTGGCAGACCGCCCACCAGCCGGGCGCACGCTTCGCTCCCGCCTCGTTCGTCTCTGGGGCACTCGACAGCGACATCGACTTGGGCGAAATCCTTGCTGCTCTCGACATTCCCGTGACTATCGTCTGGGGAGCAGACGCCGATATTTCGCCGGTCTCTGAAGGGCGAAAACTCGCAAAGGAAGCAGACGCGACGCTCTACGTGTTCAAACGCGCGAAACTCCTCCCGCACGTCGAACGCGCAGAGAAGGTGCTCGAAAAAGTGTTCGCCTAA
- a CDS encoding cobalamin B12-binding domain-containing protein codes for MSTEQSQRPIRCLVAKVGLDGHDRGAHVIARAFRDAGFEVIYSGLHKAPEEVVQATVQEDVDVLGISILSGAHNTLVPKIIDGLKSYDAFDDTLILVGGIIPDKDKKALKEAGVDAVFGPGAAMEETISFVRDNVPARD; via the coding sequence ATGAGTACAGAGCAATCACAGCGACCGATTCGGTGTCTCGTAGCGAAAGTTGGACTCGACGGTCATGACCGTGGGGCGCACGTCATCGCCCGTGCCTTCCGCGACGCCGGGTTCGAGGTCATCTATTCTGGACTCCACAAAGCGCCCGAAGAAGTCGTCCAGGCAACCGTCCAAGAGGACGTTGACGTCCTCGGCATCTCCATCCTCTCTGGGGCGCACAACACGCTCGTCCCGAAAATCATCGACGGGCTGAAATCGTACGATGCCTTCGATGACACGCTCATTCTCGTTGGCGGCATCATCCCAGACAAGGACAAAAAGGCACTCAAAGAAGCCGGTGTTGACGCCGTCTTCGGCCCGGGTGCAGCGATGGAAGAGACGATTTCGTTCGTCCGCGACAACGTCCCTGCCCGCGACTAA
- a CDS encoding S1C family serine protease, with protein sequence MTQNHTYETLYRETIPSVVSLYVLHGGRYNGSGSGFVYDVVDGTGHIVTNQHVVTTAEEVDIRFSDADWRVGKVIGKDAYTDLAVVEVADLPEYAKPLPIAHENPRPGQPVAALGNPMGLEGSITAGLVSGANRSMITQDGFSIPDTVQTDAPINPGNSGGPLVTLAGEVVGVNRARGGDNIGFAISAEIVNRVVPELITNGEYRHSYLKVRTIDVSPTIAEANELAHPEGVLVADVSLGPASGALIGCHGTKEIRGQEVPVGGDIIVGVNGQPISSHEQLMRYLILETRPDEPLAVEIIRDGERLTESITLGTRPKPARRISVA encoded by the coding sequence ATGACGCAGAATCACACCTACGAAACGCTGTACAGAGAGACGATTCCCTCCGTCGTGTCGCTGTACGTCCTCCACGGCGGGCGCTACAACGGCTCCGGGTCCGGCTTCGTCTACGACGTTGTCGACGGCACTGGCCACATCGTCACGAACCAACACGTCGTCACCACCGCAGAAGAAGTCGATATTCGTTTCAGCGATGCCGACTGGCGCGTCGGCAAAGTCATCGGCAAAGACGCCTACACCGACCTTGCCGTCGTCGAAGTCGCGGACTTGCCTGAGTACGCGAAACCGCTCCCCATCGCCCATGAAAACCCACGCCCTGGCCAGCCTGTCGCCGCGCTCGGCAACCCGATGGGCCTCGAAGGCTCGATTACCGCCGGGCTCGTGAGCGGCGCGAATCGCTCGATGATAACCCAAGACGGCTTCTCGATTCCCGACACCGTCCAGACCGACGCCCCCATCAATCCCGGCAACAGCGGCGGCCCGCTCGTCACGCTCGCGGGCGAAGTCGTCGGCGTGAACCGGGCGCGCGGCGGCGACAACATCGGCTTCGCCATCTCCGCAGAAATCGTCAACCGCGTCGTCCCCGAACTCATCACCAACGGCGAGTACCGCCATTCGTATCTCAAGGTTCGCACCATCGACGTGTCACCGACAATTGCCGAGGCAAACGAGTTGGCACACCCTGAAGGCGTCCTCGTCGCGGACGTGAGCCTCGGCCCGGCGAGCGGCGCGCTCATCGGCTGTCACGGCACGAAAGAGATTCGCGGCCAAGAGGTGCCCGTCGGCGGCGACATCATCGTCGGCGTGAACGGCCAGCCCATTAGCTCACACGAGCAGTTGATGCGCTACTTGATTCTCGAAACGCGCCCGGACGAACCGCTCGCCGTCGAAATCATCAGAGACGGCGAACGCCTCACCGAGTCGATTACCCTCGGCACGCGCCCGAAACCCGCCCGTCGGATTTCGGTCGCCTGA
- a CDS encoding ABC transporter ATP-binding protein, translating into MTDVLVCEDVRRRYGDTVALDGVSLSVAEGEVFALIGPNGAGKTTLVRALTGTTDAEGSVSLFGSPPDAVDRARIGVLPQSFDPPERLTPRELLEYYAGLYDDANDPDDLLALVGVEAAADTWYENLSGGQQRRTCVAISLVNDPDLLFLDEPTTGIDPAGRRDLWSLLEDLVASGTTLFLTTHYMEEAHRLADRVGLLSDGKLVEVGSPSALVAEHGGESRLTFETSVGSSALSGSGYRVEASQNQLTIFDVPPEAIGDVVRELESRGVTYDALSWSQPTLEDVYLRLTGSAFADDDEKVEVAQ; encoded by the coding sequence ATGACCGACGTACTCGTCTGCGAGGACGTCCGACGTCGATACGGCGACACGGTCGCTCTCGACGGCGTCTCGCTTTCTGTGGCCGAAGGGGAGGTGTTCGCGCTCATCGGACCGAACGGCGCGGGCAAGACCACCCTCGTACGCGCGCTGACCGGAACCACCGATGCGGAGGGCAGCGTCTCGCTGTTCGGAAGCCCACCCGACGCGGTTGACCGCGCGCGCATCGGCGTGCTCCCCCAGTCGTTCGACCCACCGGAGCGCCTCACGCCGCGTGAACTCCTTGAATACTACGCGGGCCTTTACGACGACGCCAATGACCCCGACGATCTGCTCGCACTGGTCGGCGTTGAGGCCGCGGCCGATACGTGGTACGAAAACCTCTCGGGCGGCCAGCAACGCCGCACCTGCGTCGCCATTTCACTCGTGAACGACCCTGACCTCCTGTTTCTCGACGAGCCGACGACGGGCATCGACCCGGCCGGCCGGCGCGACCTCTGGAGTCTCTTAGAAGACCTCGTCGCCTCGGGAACCACCCTCTTTCTCACGACGCACTACATGGAAGAGGCCCACCGCCTCGCGGACCGGGTCGGCCTGCTTTCGGATGGGAAACTCGTGGAAGTCGGCTCTCCAAGCGCACTCGTCGCAGAACACGGCGGCGAGAGTCGCCTCACCTTCGAAACGAGCGTCGGGTCCTCTGCGCTCTCGGGGTCGGGCTACCGCGTCGAGGCGAGCCAGAACCAACTCACCATCTTCGACGTGCCGCCAGAAGCAATCGGTGACGTGGTGCGCGAACTCGAATCGCGCGGGGTGACCTACGACGCGCTGTCGTGGAGCCAGCCGACGCTCGAAGACGTGTACCTCCGGCTCACCGGCTCTGCGTTCGCGGATGACGACGAAAAAGTGGAGGTGGCCCAATGA